Genomic segment of uncultured Methanobrevibacter sp.:
TAAGAACGGTTTCTAAATCAGTTAATTCTACACCCATTTGTGTAGCTACTTCTTCAGGTAAGTATGGATCATATGCAACAGCATCCATTTCAAATGCTTTGCATCTGTTTACTACTTGGGAACCAATTCTACCCATTCCGATTACACCAAGAGTTTTGTTTCTAAGTTCTACACCCATGAATTTTTTCTTTTCCCATTTACCATCTTTTACAGATTTATCAGCAATTGCTGATTTACGAGCAAGACTAAGTAATAATCCCATGGTATGTTCTGCTACAGTAATTGATGTTGATTCAGGAGAATTAACTACCATAATACCTTTTTCAGTAGCTGCATTTAAGTCTATGTTATCTACTCCAACACCTGCTCTAGCAATTATTTTAAGATTATCTGCTTTGTCAATAATTTCTTTGGTAAGTTTAGTTCTACTTCTTACAATAATTCCTTCATATTCATGAATTGTATTTGCTAATTCTTCAGGAGTAATTGTAGTGTCTACAACGACTTCTGCTGCCTCCTTCAAATTTTCAATACCTTTTTCATTAATTGCATCTGCAATAAGTACTTTCATTATTTCACCATTTTGATTTAATTTTATTTATATTAGAAAAATTTATTAATTTATGATATTAATAAAATAAATACTGATTAAAATTTTATATTTCTTTATATTTAAAATTTTAATTATTTTACTTAAATTTAGGAGGTTTCTTATCATGGTGTCTATTAATGAATTTCCAATAGCAACTGCAAATGAAATACCTGGTTTTAAGATTATTGAAACAAAAGGTTTTGTGTATGGTTTAACTGTTAGAAGTAGAGGTGTAGGTGGTCAGGTATCTGCAGGTTTACGCTCTTTAGTTGGTGGGGAAATTAAAGAATATGTTTCTATGATGGAGGATTCTAGAGATGAAGCATTACTTAGATTAATTGAACATGCTAAACAGTTAGGCGGTAATGCTATTGTTGCAGTTCGTTTTGATTCAAACGATATATCTAATGTTATGCAAGAGATTTTGGCTTATGGAACTGCAGTTGTAGTTGAAAAAGATGAGTAAATCTGGTTGTGATTTTATTTTTCAAGATGATTTTAAATTTAAAAATAAATCTATTCCTAAAATGATTTTAGGTAATGCTCCATTTATTGCAGAACCATATTTTGGTCATAGGGCTAGGTTATATGATTTGGATTTACATAGGAATCCTAATGCAATAGCTGATGTAATTGTTGAAGCTTATAATAATGGTGTTAAATCTATTAATTTAGTTAACGATGCTGTATTAATTGAAGGATTTGAAATTGCTTTAGATGATGGCTGTGAAATGAAAGTTGTAGCTACTATTGGTAAATCTGATGTGGATTATATGAATCCTAATTATGATGTGGCTAAAGAAGTGGATTGGGATGATGATATTGGGTTGTTTAGTAATTATGATTGTCCTTTAATGCTTGTTGATGAGTTTATTGTCGATGGTTATGACTGGAATTTAACTGCTGATATTTTATCTCAAATTAATAATGTACAATCTGCATCAGGTTTAATAACAGCGTTTCCAAATAAAACCACTGATTTATTGATTGATAATCCTATTTTAGATTTGTTTGATTATTATATGCTTCCAATTAATAAATTAGCTTATATGATGGATATTCCTTCATTTTTGCCTAAAGAAAGGGAAGAATTTAAAAATAAAGTTAATAAATTAAATAAAAAAATAATTGCTACTCGTGTTTTAGCAGCAGGAATTTTAAAACCAGATGAAGCTTTTGATTTTTTAAACACATTAAATTATGTTGATTTGGTAACTGTAGGTGTAGCCAGTAAAGAAGAAGCAAAAGAAGATTTTACAATATTGAAAAATATTTAATCTTCTTCAAAATCTATTATTTCATAATTTTCGAATGGAACTAAGTTTTTTTGCTTAAGTTCAAGGTTTAGACTTTCTAAACCTAATTCTAATTCTTTAATATTCTTATTTGAAGGTTTTTTTCCTGTAATCTGTAAATATTGTCTTGGGTTAATTTCACAAAATTCACATTTAAAATTACAGCATCTATCTTTTTCTTCGCAGCCATATCCTTCTTGGTCTTCTTGAGTTCCAATTACAATATCTTCAAGAATCCTAGAAACTCTTGAATCTGATGCGAACATAGCTATTTTTTGAGAATATCCACAAATCCCAATAGCTTTTTGCCCTCTAAAGTTACAAATCCATTTAATCGGATAATCTTTAATTCCTTCAATTTTTAAATTTTCCACCATATTATCACTAATTATCTTTTCTTTCTTTAATCATTTTTAATAATTCTGCAGGATTTTCAAATTCTTTTAATTCCCAAGATTTAATTACTGGTATTGTTCCAAGTGAATCTTTTATTTTATCATTATTTATTATAAACACTGGTTCTGATGAGGTAATCATTGATAAATCTTTTAATGGAATAGCCATTCTTTTCAATGTTTTTTCACTTCTATTTTTTTCAACGTTAGTTAATAATGATGTTTTGTTTTTAGATTCTTTCATTTTTGCTACAGCATCAAAAGGACTTTTATTTGTAGATAATATTCCATAACCGAGTTTGGATAGTTCATCTGCGCCTTCAATATTGCTATATTCAATATCTTCTTTTATAGTTGGTTTTAGTAAATCAATATCTAAAGTTACTTTTGTATTTAATATTTCCTCAAGAATCATCGCTGTTTCTGTGTTTGCTCTTACAATTTCATTTTCATATTTATACATGGTTGCTCGTGATACGTGAGCTAAATCTGCTAAATCTTTTAATGAAAGAGAATATTCTTCACGATATTGTTTTATAATATTTCCATCTACTTTAACAAAGTATCCTCCCCTGTCTGCGAGAATTTCAGGATATTCTTTGTAAATTATCATGTTTTTTAAGGTTTCAAAACTGATTGCTGGAATGTCATATCTTTCGTAGATTACTCCGTCTTCCAATATTCCATTTCTTGACTTTTCACCAATTATGATGGGTGAAGCAAGAAAAATATTAGCTAATTGTTTCATTTCATGAGCATTTGCTTCATTAATGCTGTCTATATTTAAAAAAGTTTTTAAAAGTAAAATTAATAAGTTTTTACGTGCTACAAGGTCAAAAGAACCTTGATCGTAAATGTTAGATGTTTTATAACCTTCGGAGGTTAATAAATTATCTATTTCTTGTAGCATTTTACTTCGATTTAACATAACTTAATCCCTCGGTCTAAATATATGTTTATATTATAGTTTTTTATATATTATAAAATAGGTGATTTTAATTAAATATTTGCATATTGGAATTGATGATACAGACTCTCCAGAGGGTATGTGTACTACTTATTTGGCCTGCCATATTATTGATGAATTAAAAAAAGCAGGTATTGATATTGTAGGTTTTCCACGTTTAATTAGGTTGAATCCATTTGCAAGATTTAAAACACGTGGAAATGGCGGAGTCTCTTTTAAAATCTTGAATGATGAAAAAGTAGATTTAGCTAAAAAAATAGTTTTAGATGAGGTAGAAAAATTAGCTATGTTTGATTGTGACAATACAAATCCAGGGGTTATTTTTTATGATGGTGAAATAACTAAGGAAATGGTTGATTATTCTTTTAAGGCAATTTATTCATTTATTGCTATTGAAGAAGCTGAAGCTTTTGGTAATTCTATTGGTTGTGAAATTCATAAATTTAAAAAAGGCAGAGGGATTATTGGATCTATTGCAGCTATTGGTTTACCTTTAGATGATTTTACATATGAATTATTGGCATATAGAATACCTGAAAATCAGGGTACTAAAAGACACATTGATTATGATTCTGTTTATTTGATGGATAAAGAAACATTTCCTGAAACTTTTGAAAATATTGATTATAATGAAGATTATATAGCTATCGAACCAAAAACACCATGTCCGGTTTTATATGGTATTAGATCAAACACAGTTGAAGCACTTAAAAAAGCTAAAGACATAGTTAAAGTTGAAGAAACTGTTGAAAATTATTGTATTTTTAAAACAAATCAACATACTGATATGCATATTCAAAAAGTGGATAATATAAGTTCTATGAACCAATTTGGTTGTTATGAGGTAGTTGGAACTGTAAAAAATAGACCAACTGTTATTGATGGGGGGCACATGTTTTTTTATATCTTCGATGAATCTGGAGAGATTGAATGTGGGGCTTATGAACCAACTAAAAATTTTAGAAAGATTGTCTCTGATTTAATGCCTGGAGATGTTATTAGAGTATTTGGTGGGATTGGAGAACAAAATACTTTCAATATTGAAAAGTTTCAAGTGATTAAATTAAAGGATATTGAATATAAAAATCCTGTTTGTAAATGTGGAAAAAGAATGACTTCTGCTGGGAAAAATAAAGGATTTAAGTGTAAAAAATGTGGAAATAAAATTAAGTCCAATAAAAAAGTTCCTATTAAAATTTTCAGAAATTTAAAAAATACTCAATTCTATGAAACACCGGTTTCTGCAAGGCGTCATTTATCAAAACCTATTTGTAGAATGGATTTGTAGTTATAAATTTATCTACTTTCTTATTTTTAATTTTTAATCAGTATTTGTTCTTATTTTGTTGTTCTTATTTGGTGAATTTTATTTTAATTTTTTAGGGGTTTTTGTTCCTATTGGAGGAATTATTGAGCGTTAAATAGTATTAATTTATATAATATGTTGATTTATGTAATAAATAATAAGTATTGTATTAATACAATTTTATAAATGGATGGAGTGGGCACAGATTAGTGATAAAGATAAAAAAGTTGGGGAGACAGAACATATATATAGAGATAAGACTGATAAAACAATTTTACGTAAAGCTCCTTGGAAAGATTACAGATTGCATCTTACTGTAGTGGCTTTAGTTATTATTTCTGAAATTATTGGTCCTATTAAATTTAATATTACAAAAGATATTTGTGTTATTATTATGCCATTGTTATATGCTATGGTTTTAGGTTTAGCTTTGTTTTTATTAAAACCTGTTAAATGGATTGGTAAAAAACAAGCTAAAATTGCAGAGAGTGCCATGTTATTGTTTATTGGACCGTTGATTGCAAAATTAGCAGTAGCTAGTGGTCAGTCATTCCATATTTTACTTGATGTAGGTCCAGCATTAATATTACAGGAATTTGGTAATTTAGGAACTGTATTTTTAGCACTTCCAGTAGCATTACTTTTAGGATTTAAAAGAGAAGCAATTGGTATGACTAATTCTATTGGTCGTGAAACAAATGTTGCAATTGTAATTGATAAATTTGGTTTTGATTCTGCTGAAACAAGAGGAGTTTTAACAGTATTTATCATTGGAACTGTTATTGGAACTGTTTATATTAGTTTCTTGTCTTGTTTATGCGTGTCAGTTTTACCACTTCACCCTTATGCGTTTGCTATGGGTACTGGTGTAGGTAGTGCAAGTATGAATGCAGCAGCATTAGCTCCATTATTAAGTGCTTTCCCAGCTAGTATGAGTACAAATATTGAAGCATTTGCAGGTTTCAGTAATTTGATTTCATTTTGTATTGGAATTTATTTCTGTATATTTTTAGCTATTCCATTAGCTGAAAAATTATACAATTTACTTGAACCTAAAATTGGAAGAGAAACTTCTGTTTCATATATGGGGGAGGATGAATAATGGTTGATATAATTGATGGTAGTGAAACAGTTTCAACTCATGGTATAACTAACTGGATTTTATTACTGCTCATATTCTCAATAATTACAGTCATTGGGAATTGGGTAGGTTATAAACATCCTATTACAGATTCACTTGTTGGAATGTTAATTTTATCTCTTATAACTTTGGCAGGATTATTGCTTGAGAGATATTTGCCTTTTAATATTTCTTCAATTATTTACATAAGTCTTATTGGTATTGCGGTTTCAGTACCTATGATGCCGACATCAGCATTTGTAGTTAAATATGTAGGTCAAGTAGAGTTATTATCTATTGTAACTGTATTTTTAGCATATGTTGGTATTGGTGTTGGTAAAAATTGGGAACAATTTAAGACTATGGGTTGGAGAGGAATGATAGTAACTATTTGTATCATTACTGGAACTTACCTTGGATCAGCATTTATTGCTCATATTGTTTTAGTTATGTCTGGTACTCCTTGGTGTTAAATTTTTAACACCAATTAAGTTAACTATTTAAGATTATTTTTACTACTTATTATTAAGGTGTTTTATGTTTTTACAAAATATTTCCAAGTTTATATCAAATTATCATTATGAACAAGCCTCTAAAGAAACCATTAATGTTGTTAAAGCTGCTTTTATTGATTTTTTAGGAGTTACTTATAGAGGTTCAAAAGAAAACTCTTCTAACATTGCTTTCAATACCATGACGGAATTATTTTTTGGAAATATGACTTTTGAGTTAGAGGCATCTGTTCTTGGAATGCCAAATTTTAAAACGAATTTATTAAATGCTGCTTTTTTAAATGGTATTTCAGCTCATACTTTAGAATTGGATGATGGTCATAGGGGAGCTCAACTTCATTTAGGTGCTGTTGTTTTTCCAACTGCTGTAGCTATTAGTGAAGCTTATGATTTAGATGGTGTACGTTTTTTAGAAGCAGTCATTGTTGGTTATGAAGTAGGAATAATGTTAGGTAAGATTGTTAATCCTGAACATAGGAACAATGGATTTCACACGACGGGAACAATTGGAACTTTTGTTGCAGGTGCAGTTGCTTCTAAATTATTAAATCTTGATGAAAAACAAATTTTAAATACTTTAGGTTTATGTGGAACCCAAGCAGCAGGTCTTTTGGAATCTGATCATGGTGGAAGTATGGGTAAAGTACTTCATGTTGGTAAAGCAGCATATAATGGGATTTTATCTGCTTTTCTAGCTTTAAATGGTTTTACTGGTAGTGAAACAATTTTTGAGGGTGATGAAGGATTTTTTAAAACAATGGTTTCTGGAGGAGAATTTTCTTTAGATATTGCTTTAAAGAATATTGGTGAAGTCAATGTTAGGGATATCTATTTTAAGAAATATCCATTTTGTAGGCATTTACATTCATCAATAGATACTATTTTAAAGTTAAAATCAAGTATTGGTGAAGAGTATAGCCATATTAAAAATGTAATTATAAAGACATATGATATAGCTGCTCAACATGATAATTATAATCCAAAAAATGTTGAAGAATTAAAACAAAGTTTGCCTTATGCTGTAGCTATTATGCTGGTTTGTGGTGAAATTAATTTAGATGATTTGAATCAATTAATTGAATTTGGATTACTTGATAGTTATTCAACAGTTGATAAAGTTAACAGTATTAAAGAATTGGCAAATAAAATAATTATTGTTTCTGATAGTGGATTGGATGATTTATATCCAGATAAAAGACCTTCAAATATTATTATAAAGTTAGATGACCATTTTAGAGGGGGAATATTTCAAAATATTGCTTTATTGCCTAAAGGAGATTTTGAAAATCCATACCAATTGAATGAATTAATTGATAAATTCAGAAGTCTTAATCCAAATTTTGATTTAAATAAATTACTTGTTATTGATAATATTGAAGAATATTCTATTAAACAAATTATTGAAACATTAAATGAGTAGATATTATGAAAGAAACTAAAGAATTTTTAGAACAATTGGGAATTAAACAACCTTTCACAGATTTCGAATCATTTAAACGTTTTAATGATGGTGGACAATATCGTTTTGAAGTTCCAGGAATTCAATCTCCAAAGATAATGGAAACATTACTTAAAGAAGCTTCTAAAAATGATATAACTATTCATCGTATTACTCAAACTAAAGGAATAATGTTGTTAACTGATGAAGAAATTTTGGAAATGGTTGATTTAGCTAAAAAATATGAATGTGAACTTTTTTTATCTGTTGGTCCAAGAGCTACTTATGATACTAGTGCTACAGTTCACACTAAAGAAGGAAGCAGAATTGGTTACAGATTAAGAGGTTATGATAATTTAGTTTATGCTATTGAAGATGTTAAAAGAGCAGTTAATTTAGGAGTTCGTGGAATATTATTGTATGATGAAGGTTTATTGTGGGTTTTAAATCAAATGAGAAAAGCAGATGAACTTCCGAAATCATTACACTTTAAAATGTCTGCACATACTGGTCATGGAAATCCTGCATCTGCAAAACTACTTGAAGAAAATGGGTTAAATTCATTTAATCCAGTTAGAGACTTGCAAATACCTATGATTGCAGCTATTAGAAAAGCAATTTACATGCCTTTAGATTTACATACTGAAAATCCAAAATCTACTGGTGGATTTATTAGACATTATGAAGTTCCAAATATTATTAAAGTAGCTTCTCCAGTATATTTAAAAACAGGAGGTTCAGTAGCAGCATCTCATAATTGGAATACTTCTGAAAAAGAAGCTATTGCTCGTATAAAACAGGTCAAATTAGTTAAAAGAATGATTGATCGATATTATTGTGATGCAATAGCTTCACCTAAAGGCTCTAAAGATTTATCTATTCCTGAGTGATTGTATGGACATAATAGATGATGTTTCAAATACAATAATTAAAGCCAGTACAAATTTATCTAAAGATAAACATGATGCTTTAAAAAAAGCTATTTCTATTGAAGATAATGAAAATGCATTATGGGCTTTAAATCAAATTCTGGAAAATTATAATGTAGCTACTAAAACTAAATTTCCTTTATGTGATGATACTGGAATTCCTCATGTAATAATTGAAATTGGTGAAAAAAGAGAAATTACTGGTGAATTAATAGCTCAAATTAATGAAGGGATAGAAAAAGGTTTAAATAAGTTACCTGCTCGTCCTATGGCAGTTAAAGGTAATGATATTGAAAGAATTGAACAGTCTAGTGGATTGTATGATGCTCCGGGTAAAATGAAACCACCTTCTTTTTTAATAGATTCATTTGAGGATGATTCAACATATAAACAAAATATTGATTCTGACACATTGAATATTCATTTTATTTTAGAAGGTGGAGGTCCAGAAATAAGGGCAAAGACATATAGGGTATATCATAAGAGATCTTCTAAAAATGTAATTAATACTGCTGTTAAATGGTTGGGTGATTCACTTAAAATGTTGGGATGTACACCATCAATTCCAGTTATTGGGATTGGACGTACGCATTATGAAGCATCATCATTATTGTTAAAATCACTTGTTTATGGTAATTTAAATTCTCAAAGTGATTTGGAACAATATGTAACTCAGGAATTAAATAAAACAAATATCGGTCCTTTAGGTTTTGGTGGAAAAACAACTGTTTTAGGTTCATTTGTCAATGTGGGTAATCAAAGGGCAAGTGGAGTTAGGATTGTTTCAGTTAGACCTTCTTGTTTTGTAGAACCTAGAGTTGCAACATTAAATTTATAATATATTATAATTATAGTTAAATTATTAAATTAAGGAAATTAAAACAATGTCAGATAATAATTTTAAAATTAA
This window contains:
- a CDS encoding heavy metal-binding domain-containing protein, which produces MVSINEFPIATANEIPGFKIIETKGFVYGLTVRSRGVGGQVSAGLRSLVGGEIKEYVSMMEDSRDEALLRLIEHAKQLGGNAIVAVRFDSNDISNVMQEILAYGTAVVVEKDE
- a CDS encoding transcriptional regulator, which produces MLNRSKMLQEIDNLLTSEGYKTSNIYDQGSFDLVARKNLLILLLKTFLNIDSINEANAHEMKQLANIFLASPIIIGEKSRNGILEDGVIYERYDIPAISFETLKNMIIYKEYPEILADRGGYFVKVDGNIIKQYREEYSLSLKDLADLAHVSRATMYKYENEIVRANTETAMILEEILNTKVTLDIDLLKPTIKEDIEYSNIEGADELSKLGYGILSTNKSPFDAVAKMKESKNKTSLLTNVEKNRSEKTLKRMAIPLKDLSMITSSEPVFIINNDKIKDSLGTIPVIKSWELKEFENPAELLKMIKERKDN
- a CDS encoding tRNA(Ile)(2)-agmatinylcytidine synthase; this encodes MILIKYLHIGIDDTDSPEGMCTTYLACHIIDELKKAGIDIVGFPRLIRLNPFARFKTRGNGGVSFKILNDEKVDLAKKIVLDEVEKLAMFDCDNTNPGVIFYDGEITKEMVDYSFKAIYSFIAIEEAEAFGNSIGCEIHKFKKGRGIIGSIAAIGLPLDDFTYELLAYRIPENQGTKRHIDYDSVYLMDKETFPETFENIDYNEDYIAIEPKTPCPVLYGIRSNTVEALKKAKDIVKVEETVENYCIFKTNQHTDMHIQKVDNISSMNQFGCYEVVGTVKNRPTVIDGGHMFFYIFDESGEIECGAYEPTKNFRKIVSDLMPGDVIRVFGGIGEQNTFNIEKFQVIKLKDIEYKNPVCKCGKRMTSAGKNKGFKCKKCGNKIKSNKKVPIKIFRNLKNTQFYETPVSARRHLSKPICRMDL
- a CDS encoding DUF3100 domain-containing protein, with translation MEWAQISDKDKKVGETEHIYRDKTDKTILRKAPWKDYRLHLTVVALVIISEIIGPIKFNITKDICVIIMPLLYAMVLGLALFLLKPVKWIGKKQAKIAESAMLLFIGPLIAKLAVASGQSFHILLDVGPALILQEFGNLGTVFLALPVALLLGFKREAIGMTNSIGRETNVAIVIDKFGFDSAETRGVLTVFIIGTVIGTVYISFLSCLCVSVLPLHPYAFAMGTGVGSASMNAAALAPLLSAFPASMSTNIEAFAGFSNLISFCIGIYFCIFLAIPLAEKLYNLLEPKIGRETSVSYMGEDE
- a CDS encoding MmgE/PrpD family protein, giving the protein MFLQNISKFISNYHYEQASKETINVVKAAFIDFLGVTYRGSKENSSNIAFNTMTELFFGNMTFELEASVLGMPNFKTNLLNAAFLNGISAHTLELDDGHRGAQLHLGAVVFPTAVAISEAYDLDGVRFLEAVIVGYEVGIMLGKIVNPEHRNNGFHTTGTIGTFVAGAVASKLLNLDEKQILNTLGLCGTQAAGLLESDHGGSMGKVLHVGKAAYNGILSAFLALNGFTGSETIFEGDEGFFKTMVSGGEFSLDIALKNIGEVNVRDIYFKKYPFCRHLHSSIDTILKLKSSIGEEYSHIKNVIIKTYDIAAQHDNYNPKNVEELKQSLPYAVAIMLVCGEINLDDLNQLIEFGLLDSYSTVDKVNSIKELANKIIIVSDSGLDDLYPDKRPSNIIIKLDDHFRGGIFQNIALLPKGDFENPYQLNELIDKFRSLNPNFDLNKLLVIDNIEEYSIKQIIETLNE
- a CDS encoding peptidase produces the protein MKETKEFLEQLGIKQPFTDFESFKRFNDGGQYRFEVPGIQSPKIMETLLKEASKNDITIHRITQTKGIMLLTDEEILEMVDLAKKYECELFLSVGPRATYDTSATVHTKEGSRIGYRLRGYDNLVYAIEDVKRAVNLGVRGILLYDEGLLWVLNQMRKADELPKSLHFKMSAHTGHGNPASAKLLEENGLNSFNPVRDLQIPMIAAIRKAIYMPLDLHTENPKSTGGFIRHYEVPNIIKVASPVYLKTGGSVAASHNWNTSEKEAIARIKQVKLVKRMIDRYYCDAIASPKGSKDLSIPE
- a CDS encoding fumarate hydratase yields the protein MDIIDDVSNTIIKASTNLSKDKHDALKKAISIEDNENALWALNQILENYNVATKTKFPLCDDTGIPHVIIEIGEKREITGELIAQINEGIEKGLNKLPARPMAVKGNDIERIEQSSGLYDAPGKMKPPSFLIDSFEDDSTYKQNIDSDTLNIHFILEGGGPEIRAKTYRVYHKRSSKNVINTAVKWLGDSLKMLGCTPSIPVIGIGRTHYEASSLLLKSLVYGNLNSQSDLEQYVTQELNKTNIGPLGFGGKTTVLGSFVNVGNQRASGVRIVSVRPSCFVEPRVATLNL